A section of the Lineus longissimus chromosome 1, tnLinLong1.2, whole genome shotgun sequence genome encodes:
- the LOC135484625 gene encoding scaffold attachment factor B2-like isoform X5 has product MEGAKKLPDLRVVDLRVELEKRGLDKTGVKAVLTERLQKALEDEGLDPNEHAFEVSDSTPTKKPATPVAAAGNKRLNTRAVKKDENGEDIEEEMDEDALLDGQEDDLDKMQILDEDDLDAIELDEDEKFDEEMAEAKPDETKADVVVKAGETGQVSSNTVTKESPVKVQTPTNGETKMESDEVNAKPEAETVKKDDATKENNVVSSSILTVPSPDSVAVIAPLTSEDTVKLSTCESKNDDSVSLVVHVDDPNDLDYDLFGGKPKTGESADGEAGKEVEAATTGGEAAKSESSTTPAADGTSDAKDAAKTEDKTDEKKPEEKKSTEEKDAKKDEEKDAKSKSTTAKDAKSTKDDKDKGKSNSSSGINNGKNLWVSGLSSSTRATDLKSLFSKHGKVAGAKVVTNARSPGSRCYGFVIMSSMEEASKCIQHLHRTELHGRMISVERAKTDPASAAAKAMGTSSSSSSSARRTSDRRTDTRTDRRTDHHHSSRSDSHRRTTSGGGRTSSRTTSSHSGHHTRSSTDPKKIDSKDKDKEKEKEKDTKEGDKEKEEGEKKDAEKEEETKDEKADTTTEGDKEKTEEGKEAEGKVKEEEKTDEKKDEKKEGDKDDKSKDEKRSSSARRGGSSRRDSSRAKSKDTVLSFEKIKEEREKARLRQRERAKREAERRAMADIEYQKRRQRDIAIHQREEANRLQRERDRIKQERERLEREKLENERIERDRIRLERERREREVREREVEARRLEQLRFDEARRAPKRAYDQRSAARDDPFWDAKRTAHDRYAGYDRDRAPGRYEDRSDGFERRVERYDRRDAARPVETRDARYDERRDTREVATRRDPPPRERDYDRYDRGSARDTTRDHRPAGRDPEPRPSRVVSPPTRRGADTRSDWKSERSHPAMPASQDRHDPRDRYDTGKGGPAGPTRDDWGAGTRKDSHSQSAGSWQHQSSMNAPSMARQSDRWPASNSSMNTSAPRTMGQMSMNPAPLLPQPQSNMYMGVAAQAASMMMNSSALASRPADARFDAYKSMGSGGNMRRY; this is encoded by the exons AATGGTGAAGACATTGAAGAAGAAATGGATGAGGACGCATTATTAGACGGTCAGGAGGATGATCTAGACAAAATGCAG ATACTTGATGAGGATGATTTGGATGCCATCGAGCTAGATGAAGATGAGAAATTTGACGAG GAAATGGCCGAGGCAAAACCTGACGAGACGAAAGCTGATGTTGTTGTGAAAGCAGGAG AAACAGGACAAGTCTCTTCCAACACTGTGACAAAGGAGAGCCCTGTTAAAGTGCAAACCCCAACCAATGGTGAGACGAAAATGGAAAGCGATGAAGTCAATGCGAAACCGGAGGCAGAGACGGTGAAGAAGGACGACGCTacaaaagaaaacaatgttGTTTCTTCAAGCATATTAACGGTTCCTTCCCCGGACAGTGTTGCAGTAATTGCTCCACTAACGTCAGAGGACACTGTCAAATTAAGCACGTGCGAGTCTAAAAATGACGATAGCGTTTCGTTAGTGGTCCACGTTGATGACCCTAATGACCTCGATTATGATCTGTTTGGTGGTAAACCAAAAACTGGCGAAAGTGCTGATGGCGAGGCGGGTAAAGAAGTTGAAGCGGCGACAACAGGGGGAGAGGCTGCAAAGTCCGAGTCTTCTACCACTCCCGCAGCCGACGGTACCAGTGATGCAAAAGACGCTGCAAAAACGGAGGATAAAACTGATGAGAAGAAACCGGAGGAGAAAAAGTCAACAGAGGAGAAGGATGCGAAAAAAGATGAGGAGAAAGATGCCAAGTCCAAGAG CACTACTGCAAAGGATGCCAAATCTACCAAAGATGACAAAG ATAAGGGTAAATCTAATAGCAGCAGTGGGATCAACAATGGAAAGAACCTGTGGGTGAGCGGCCTGTCCAGTTCAACCAGGGCAACAGATCTCAAATCGCTCTTTAGTAAACATGGAAAG GTTGCTGGAGCCAAAGTTGTTACAAATGCTCGCAGTCCAGGATCAAGATGCTATGGATTTGTCATCATGTCATCAATGGAGGAGGCAAGCAAGTGCATCCAGCACCTTCACAGGACGGAACTTCATGGACGCATGATATCTGTGGAAAGG GCCAAGACGGACCCAGCCTCGGCTGCTGCCAAAGCGATGGgcaccagcagcagcagcagcagcagcgctAGAAGAACGTCAGACAGAAGGACTGACACCAGGACAGACAGGAGAACGGATCACCACCATTCGTCCCGGAGTGACAGCCACCGTCGCACCACAAGTGGAGGAGGTAGGACATCATCCAGAACTACGTCGT CTCACTCTGGTCATCATACTCGATCATCAACAGATCCTAAGAAAATAGACAGTAAGGACAAAGataaggagaaggagaaagagaAAGATACCAAGGAAGGTGACAAGGAGAAAGAGGAAGGAGAGAAGAAGGATGCTGAGAAGGAGGAAGAGACTAAAGATGAGAAGGCTGACACaacaactgaaggagataag GAGAAGACAGAAGAAGGGAAAGAAGCAGAGGGAAAGGTAAAAGAAGAGGAAAAGACCGACGAAAAGAAAGATGAGAAAAAAGAAGGTGATAAGGATGACAAGAGTAAAGATGAGAAGCGTTCGTCCTCGGCCAGGCGAGGTGGATCATCTCGACGAGACAGCAGCCGGGCAAAGTCCAAGGATACGGTGCTGTCCTTTGAAAAGATAAAG GAAGAGAGAGAAAAGGCTAGATTGCGACAAAGAGAACGTGCCAAGAGGGAGGCTGAGCGACGGGCCATGGCAGATATCGAGTATCAGAAGAGACGCCAGCGAGACATTGCCATACATCAGAGGGAAGAAGCCAACAGATTACAGCGAGAAAGGGATAGGATTAAGCAAGAGCGCGAACGATTGGAACGTGAGAAGCTAGAAAATGAAAGAATAGAACGCGACCGCATTCGCCTCGAACGAGAAAGACGTGAACGGGAAGTACGTGAGCGAGAGGTGGAGGCCAGACGACTGGAACAGTTGAGATTTGATGAGGCAAGGCGTGCTCCGAAGAGAGCTTATGATCAACGTAGTGCTGCCAGGGATGATCCATTCTGGGATGCCAAGAGAACAGCCCATGATAG ATATGCTGGTTATGATAGAGACAGAGCTCCAGGCCGCTATGAAGACCGTAGCGATGGCTTCGAAAGAAGAGTTGAGCGTTACGACAGGCGAGATGCAGCACGACCAGTTGAAACCCGAGATGCAAGATATGACGAGAGACGGGATACCAGGGAGGTTGCCACTCGAAGAGACCCACCACCAAGAGAACGTGATTATGATAG GTATGACCGCGGGTCTGCCAGAGACACAACCAGAGATCATCGACCAGCTGGCCGCGACCCAGAGCCACGACCGTCGAGGGTAGTCTCACCACCCACACGCAGAGGGGCAGACACAAGGAGTGACTGGAAATCTGAGAGGTCTCATCCTGCCATGCCAGCATCTCAAGATCGACATGATCCAAGGGATCGATACGACACAGGCAAGG GTGGACCTGCTGGACCTACTCGTGACGATTGGGGGGCTGGAACCAGGAAAGACAGCCACAGCCAGAGTGCTGGCAGCTGGCAACACCAGAGCAGCATGAACGCACCGAGCATGGCCCGACAGAGTGACCGGTGGCCTGCGAGCAACAGCAGCATGAACACATCAGCACCGAGGACCATGGGTCAGATGAGCATGAATCCTGCACCGTTATTACCGCAGCCACAATCAAATATGTACATGGGTGTTGCCGCGCAGGCAGCTAGTATGATGATGAATTCAAGTGCGCTGGCATCTCGGCCAGCTGATGCTCGGTTTGATGCTTACAAGAGTATGGGTAGCGGTGGCAATATGAGACGGTACTAG
- the LOC135484625 gene encoding SAFB-like transcription modulator isoform X3 — protein sequence MEGAKKLPDLRVVDLRVELEKRGLDKTGVKAVLTERLQKALEDEGLDPNEHAFEVSDSTPTKKPATPVAAAGNKRLNTRAVKKDENGEDIEEEMDEDALLDGQEDDLDKMQILDEDDLDAIELDEDEKFDEEMAEAKPDETKADVVVKAGETGQVSSNTVTKESPVKVQTPTNGETKMESDEVNAKPEAETVKKDDATKENNVVSSSILTVPSPDSVAVIAPLTSEDTVKLSTCESKNDDSVSLVVHVDDPNDLDYDLFGGKPKTGESADGEAGKEVEAATTGGEAAKSESSTTPAADGTSDAKDAAKTEDKTDEKKPEEKKSTEEKDAKKDEEKDAKSKSTTAKDAKSTKDDKDKGKSNSSSGINNGKNLWVSGLSSSTRATDLKSLFSKHGKVAGAKVVTNARSPGSRCYGFVIMSSMEEASKCIQHLHRTELHGRMISVERAKTDPASAAAKAMGTSSSSSSSARRTSDRRTDTRTDRRTDHHHSSRSDSHRRTTSGGGRTSSRTTSSHSGHHTRSSTDPKKIDSKDKDKEKEKEKDTKEGDKEKEEGEKKDAEKEEETKDEKADTTTEGDKEKTEEGKEAEGKVKEEEKTDEKKDEKKEGDKDDKSKDEKRSSSARRGGSSRRDSSRAKSKDTVLSFEKIKEEREKARLRQRERAKREAERRAMADIEYQKRRQRDIAIHQREEANRLQRERDRIKQERERLEREKLENERIERDRIRLERERREREVREREVEARRLEQLRFDEARRAPKRAYDQRSAARDDPFWDAKRTAHDRDRAPGRYEDRSDGFERRVERYDRRDAARPVETRDARYDERRDTREVATRRDPPPRERDYDRYDRGSARDTTRDHRPAGRDPEPRPSRVVSPPTRRGADTRSDWKSERSHPAMPASQDRHDPRDRYDTGKGQGGDSRFGGSRSGPGGVRDAWPGGPSSVPDRGAKPYPSGGAGKVGGPAGPTRDDWGAGTRKDSHSQSAGSWQHQSSMNAPSMARQSDRWPASNSSMNTSAPRTMGQMSMNPAPLLPQPQSNMYMGVAAQAASMMMNSSALASRPADARFDAYKSMGSGGNMRRY from the exons AATGGTGAAGACATTGAAGAAGAAATGGATGAGGACGCATTATTAGACGGTCAGGAGGATGATCTAGACAAAATGCAG ATACTTGATGAGGATGATTTGGATGCCATCGAGCTAGATGAAGATGAGAAATTTGACGAG GAAATGGCCGAGGCAAAACCTGACGAGACGAAAGCTGATGTTGTTGTGAAAGCAGGAG AAACAGGACAAGTCTCTTCCAACACTGTGACAAAGGAGAGCCCTGTTAAAGTGCAAACCCCAACCAATGGTGAGACGAAAATGGAAAGCGATGAAGTCAATGCGAAACCGGAGGCAGAGACGGTGAAGAAGGACGACGCTacaaaagaaaacaatgttGTTTCTTCAAGCATATTAACGGTTCCTTCCCCGGACAGTGTTGCAGTAATTGCTCCACTAACGTCAGAGGACACTGTCAAATTAAGCACGTGCGAGTCTAAAAATGACGATAGCGTTTCGTTAGTGGTCCACGTTGATGACCCTAATGACCTCGATTATGATCTGTTTGGTGGTAAACCAAAAACTGGCGAAAGTGCTGATGGCGAGGCGGGTAAAGAAGTTGAAGCGGCGACAACAGGGGGAGAGGCTGCAAAGTCCGAGTCTTCTACCACTCCCGCAGCCGACGGTACCAGTGATGCAAAAGACGCTGCAAAAACGGAGGATAAAACTGATGAGAAGAAACCGGAGGAGAAAAAGTCAACAGAGGAGAAGGATGCGAAAAAAGATGAGGAGAAAGATGCCAAGTCCAAGAG CACTACTGCAAAGGATGCCAAATCTACCAAAGATGACAAAG ATAAGGGTAAATCTAATAGCAGCAGTGGGATCAACAATGGAAAGAACCTGTGGGTGAGCGGCCTGTCCAGTTCAACCAGGGCAACAGATCTCAAATCGCTCTTTAGTAAACATGGAAAG GTTGCTGGAGCCAAAGTTGTTACAAATGCTCGCAGTCCAGGATCAAGATGCTATGGATTTGTCATCATGTCATCAATGGAGGAGGCAAGCAAGTGCATCCAGCACCTTCACAGGACGGAACTTCATGGACGCATGATATCTGTGGAAAGG GCCAAGACGGACCCAGCCTCGGCTGCTGCCAAAGCGATGGgcaccagcagcagcagcagcagcagcgctAGAAGAACGTCAGACAGAAGGACTGACACCAGGACAGACAGGAGAACGGATCACCACCATTCGTCCCGGAGTGACAGCCACCGTCGCACCACAAGTGGAGGAGGTAGGACATCATCCAGAACTACGTCGT CTCACTCTGGTCATCATACTCGATCATCAACAGATCCTAAGAAAATAGACAGTAAGGACAAAGataaggagaaggagaaagagaAAGATACCAAGGAAGGTGACAAGGAGAAAGAGGAAGGAGAGAAGAAGGATGCTGAGAAGGAGGAAGAGACTAAAGATGAGAAGGCTGACACaacaactgaaggagataag GAGAAGACAGAAGAAGGGAAAGAAGCAGAGGGAAAGGTAAAAGAAGAGGAAAAGACCGACGAAAAGAAAGATGAGAAAAAAGAAGGTGATAAGGATGACAAGAGTAAAGATGAGAAGCGTTCGTCCTCGGCCAGGCGAGGTGGATCATCTCGACGAGACAGCAGCCGGGCAAAGTCCAAGGATACGGTGCTGTCCTTTGAAAAGATAAAG GAAGAGAGAGAAAAGGCTAGATTGCGACAAAGAGAACGTGCCAAGAGGGAGGCTGAGCGACGGGCCATGGCAGATATCGAGTATCAGAAGAGACGCCAGCGAGACATTGCCATACATCAGAGGGAAGAAGCCAACAGATTACAGCGAGAAAGGGATAGGATTAAGCAAGAGCGCGAACGATTGGAACGTGAGAAGCTAGAAAATGAAAGAATAGAACGCGACCGCATTCGCCTCGAACGAGAAAGACGTGAACGGGAAGTACGTGAGCGAGAGGTGGAGGCCAGACGACTGGAACAGTTGAGATTTGATGAGGCAAGGCGTGCTCCGAAGAGAGCTTATGATCAACGTAGTGCTGCCAGGGATGATCCATTCTGGGATGCCAAGAGAACAGCCCATGATAG AGACAGAGCTCCAGGCCGCTATGAAGACCGTAGCGATGGCTTCGAAAGAAGAGTTGAGCGTTACGACAGGCGAGATGCAGCACGACCAGTTGAAACCCGAGATGCAAGATATGACGAGAGACGGGATACCAGGGAGGTTGCCACTCGAAGAGACCCACCACCAAGAGAACGTGATTATGATAG GTATGACCGCGGGTCTGCCAGAGACACAACCAGAGATCATCGACCAGCTGGCCGCGACCCAGAGCCACGACCGTCGAGGGTAGTCTCACCACCCACACGCAGAGGGGCAGACACAAGGAGTGACTGGAAATCTGAGAGGTCTCATCCTGCCATGCCAGCATCTCAAGATCGACATGATCCAAGGGATCGATACGACACAGGCAAGG GCCAGGGTGGTGATAGTAGGTTTGGTGGAAGCAGATCAGGGCCTGGTGGTGTCCGTGATGCTTGGCCCGGAGGACCCAGTAGTGTCCCTGATCGGGGTGCAAAGCCTTATCCCTCTGGTGGTGCGGGTAAAGTTG GTGGACCTGCTGGACCTACTCGTGACGATTGGGGGGCTGGAACCAGGAAAGACAGCCACAGCCAGAGTGCTGGCAGCTGGCAACACCAGAGCAGCATGAACGCACCGAGCATGGCCCGACAGAGTGACCGGTGGCCTGCGAGCAACAGCAGCATGAACACATCAGCACCGAGGACCATGGGTCAGATGAGCATGAATCCTGCACCGTTATTACCGCAGCCACAATCAAATATGTACATGGGTGTTGCCGCGCAGGCAGCTAGTATGATGATGAATTCAAGTGCGCTGGCATCTCGGCCAGCTGATGCTCGGTTTGATGCTTACAAGAGTATGGGTAGCGGTGGCAATATGAGACGGTACTAG